One region of Flavobacterium sp. KACC 22763 genomic DNA includes:
- a CDS encoding type B 50S ribosomal protein L31, which translates to MKKGIHPENYRLVAFKDMSNDEVFITKSTADTRETIEVDGVEYPVVKMEISRTSHPFYTGKSKLIDTAGRIDKFKTKYAKHAKK; encoded by the coding sequence ATGAAAAAAGGAATTCACCCAGAAAATTACAGATTAGTTGCATTTAAAGACATGTCTAACGATGAGGTTTTTATCACTAAATCTACTGCAGATACAAGAGAAACAATTGAAGTTGACGGAGTTGAGTATCCAGTTGTAAAAATGGAGATTTCTAGAACATCTCACCCTTTTTATACTGGTAAATCTAAACTTATCGATACTGCAGGACGTATTGATAAATTCAAAACTAAATATGCTAAACACGCTAAAAAATAA